The nucleotide window TCGGCGCAGGCGGTCGAGGCGCCCGGTGGTGGGGTTCTCTCCCACGGGCAGCCGCGCCAGATTGCCCCGGACATGCGCGAAGCCCTCACACTCGTCGGGTACGGCCGCTTCGGCCGGGCCCTCGCCGACCTGCTGGACGCGGCGGGTCACGACGTCGTCGCGGTCGATCCCTCCGTGCCTGTCCCCGACCGGCATGCGCCCACATCCGACCGGCCGGCGTTCCGTCCCGGTGGCGTCGTGGTGTTGAGCGTGCCCGTCGTGTCGTTCCGCGACGTCCTCTCCGCGCTGCGGCCGCGTCTGGACGGCACGGACCTGGTGGTCGACGTGAGCAGCGTGCGCACGCCGGTGGAGGAGGCCATGGACGCGCTGCTCGGTGACGATGTGCCGTGGGTGGGGACCCACCCCCTCTTCGGCCCGTCGTCCATCGCGCTCGGCGAGCGCCCGCTCCAGGTGGTGATCTCCCCCAATGCCCGGCACCCGGCGGCGGCGGCGCGCGCGGCGGCGCTCTTCCGCTCGCTCGGGTGCGAGGTGATCGAGGAAGCGGCCGAGGCCCACGACCGCAGCATGGCCTGGACGCATGCGCTCGCGTTCTTCCTCGCCAAAGGGATGCTGGACGTACAAGCGGCGGAGCGCGCGCGCTTCGTCCCCCCGTCCTTCCGCGCCATGCTCCGCACCATCGACGCCGTGCGTTCGGACGCGGGACATCTGTTCTACGCGATCGAGCGGCTGAACCCGTTCGCGGAAGGCGCGCGCGCGGAGCTGCTGGACGCGCTCGCCCGGCTGCACGACGAGCTGGCCGCCACCGATCCCGCCACCTACCGCAACGAAGGCGGCTTCGACATCCCCGATCTGGGGTCGTCTGCGCCGGAGCTGCGGGCCACGCGCGACCTGATCGACGAGATCGATCGCGAGCTGTTGCGTGGGCTGGCCCGGCGCACGGAGCTGGCGCGTCGGGCCGGGCGGATCAAGGGCGAGCGCAGCCTTCCCGTGCGGGACGGGACCCGCGAGCGCGCGCTGCTGGAGGAGCGCCGGCGCTGGGCCGAAGAGGAGGCGCTCGACCCGCAGGCGGTGGCGCGGATCTTCGAGGCGGTCCTGGCGCTGTCCCGGGGCGTCCAGGTGCCCGGGTCCGACCGTCCGTCCCCGCCCTCCGGCTCGGCCGCGCCGTCGGAGTAGCGTCGGGGCCCCATCGTCCGGAGCGCACGGTCCAGGCCCGCTGCGCGTCTGGCCGACCCCCCCCACAGGTCCGCCCCGACGCGGGCGCGACGGCCCGGACTCCCCTGTCTACGCCCG belongs to Gemmatimonadota bacterium and includes:
- a CDS encoding prephenate dehydrogenase/arogenate dehydrogenase family protein, with product MPCLKLAGSAQAVEAPGGGVLSHGQPRQIAPDMREALTLVGYGRFGRALADLLDAAGHDVVAVDPSVPVPDRHAPTSDRPAFRPGGVVVLSVPVVSFRDVLSALRPRLDGTDLVVDVSSVRTPVEEAMDALLGDDVPWVGTHPLFGPSSIALGERPLQVVISPNARHPAAAARAAALFRSLGCEVIEEAAEAHDRSMAWTHALAFFLAKGMLDVQAAERARFVPPSFRAMLRTIDAVRSDAGHLFYAIERLNPFAEGARAELLDALARLHDELAATDPATYRNEGGFDIPDLGSSAPELRATRDLIDEIDRELLRGLARRTELARRAGRIKGERSLPVRDGTRERALLEERRRWAEEEALDPQAVARIFEAVLALSRGVQVPGSDRPSPPSGSAAPSE